The Desulfurococcaceae archaeon DNA window AATATATAAATGATCTACGTGACAGGTGCTTAGGAACCCCCGATTAAGGCACGTTAATACCAGCTAGTGGAAAGCTTAATACAGGTAACCTTTTTAGCACTTATGCCCAGAGTGTAGTATGGAAGTACTGAGAGGTCCACGTGATGTATGAAATTCGGTCCAAGGAGGAGTTCGTGAGAGCTGTTAGAGGCAATGAAGTGGTACTAATAGAGTTCTACGAACCCAATAATAGAGATTGCATGGTCATGTACGAGTCCATGAAGGAGTTTTCAAAACACGCCGATAAGGATATACTGTTCTGTAGGGTAAACGTCAAG harbors:
- a CDS encoding thioredoxin family protein, with amino-acid sequence MYEIRSKEEFVRAVRGNEVVLIEFYEPNNRDCMVMYESMKEFSKHADKDILFCRVNVKEHPDIASVSDIPTLRVYYRGEVIFEQVGALSTVELNLKVVRRSIREVFKAHNINIKV